The following nucleotide sequence is from Candidatus Zymogenaceae bacterium.
TCCCGGACCCGCTCGTTCATCAATGAGAGGTAGAAGCAGGAATAGAAGACGCGGTAGTCGACGATTTCCGTCCATTGTCTGCCGAAGATGATATCAAGGGATGTCTCCAGGCGCCGGTCCGGGTCGTCGATGCCGGCGACCAGCCCGGCGAACGCCTCCTCGTATCGGTCGGTGATGAAATCGACCAGGGAGACGATCATCTCGTCCTTGGTGGAAAAATAATAGGTGATGAGGCTCTTGTGGACCCCCGCCCGCTTCGCGATGCGGGAGAGGGTGGCGCCCTCGATGCCGTCATCCCTGATTACATCGCAGACATGCCCGAGCAGCTCCAGGCGTTTCTGTTCCGATCTGTTTTTCCGTCCCATGTTGTTCTTTGTGTGTTTTTCTATATAAATTAGTTGGCCGACCGTATAAACTATTCGTGAATCGTACGCCTGTTTTTGATTGCTGTCAATGGTTTTTTTAGTTTTTTCGTATTGGGAGAGGGGCACGAGGAAATCGTGCGTATGGGGAATCCTGGTGACAGTCCCAAGGTGTATCATCGGACGAAGATGTATTGTCCACGAGATTTTTTCGCCTTTTTTTCGTCCGTGGATTCTCTATATTAATTTTTCCTTCTTTCAAACTTGCGTTTGATAGACGAGATTAGTAAATAGATGAAAATTGCTGAAAAACTTAATTGTAAAAAAGTTAAAAAGTAGATTGATGTGCCATCAAGTAGGACATCATATTGAAACTTTCCCATAGTCATGACAACAAGACTATACATAAGTGCATGTATATAGTCAT
It contains:
- a CDS encoding TetR/AcrR family transcriptional regulator, whose protein sequence is MGRKNRSEQKRLELLGHVCDVIRDDGIEGATLSRIAKRAGVHKSLITYYFSTKDEMIVSLVDFITDRYEEAFAGLVAGIDDPDRRLETSLDIIFGRQWTEIVDYRVFYSCFYLSLMNERVRERFSLMYDRLKGFLVREIELGTARGVIDVEEPEKAAVFVMMLLEGFDYYWAVAGYVRDVEEYGKYFKTHIKKFLGMKQDL